From Nicotiana tabacum cultivar K326 chromosome 22, ASM71507v2, whole genome shotgun sequence, one genomic window encodes:
- the LOC107806026 gene encoding galacturonosyltransferase 8, whose translation MALRSSYRTPFSDRSIAVSGTGIRLTFKLFASFLSVAVFLLLALSFLFTSSSDPSDLSVGNSHDLYRGGLRRSVLALKSDPLKPRLDQIKKQADDHRALALAYASYARKLKLENSKLVRVFAELSRNFTDLISKPSYRTLFDSDGNSMNEPVLRQFEKEVKERIKVTRQVVAEAKESFDNQLKIQKLKDTIFAVNEQLTKAKKQGAFSSLIAAKSIPKSVHCLAMKLMEERIAHPDKYTDDRNTPPEFEDPNLYHYAIFSDNVLAASVVVNSAVKHSKDPSKHVFHVVTDKMNLGAMQVMFKMKDYNGAFIEVKSVEDYKFLNSSYVPVLKQLESAKLQQFYFENKLENATKDATNMKFRNPKYLSILNHIRFYLPELYPKLHRILFLDDDIVVQKDLTGLWKIDMDGKVNGAVETCFGSFHRYAQYMNFSHPLIKEKFNPKACAWAYGMNFFDLDAWRREKLTEEYHYWQSLNENRTLWKLGTLPPGLITFYSTTKPLDKSWHVLGLGYNPSISMDEINNAAVVHFNGNMKPWLDIAMNQFRPLWTKYVDYENEYVQACNFGL comes from the exons ATGGCTCTCCGGAGCTCCTACCGAACTCCATTTTCCGATCGGAGCATCGCCGTTTCCGGCACCGGAATTCGGCTCACGTTCAAGCTCTTCGCCTCTTTTCTCTCTGTCGCTGTTTTCCTTTTATTAGCTCTCTCTTTCCTCTTCACTTCCTCCTCCGATCCCTCCGATCTCTCCGTC GGAAATTCACATGATTTATATAGAGGTGGACTACGAAGGTCTGTTTTAGCTTTGAAATCCGATCCATTGAAGCCGAGGCTTGATCAGATTAAGAAGCAAGCAGATGATCACCGTGCATTGGCTCTAGCTTATGCTTCCTATGCTCGGAAGCTGAAGCTCGAGAACTCAAAGCTCGTTCGAGTTTTTGCTGAGTTATCTAGGAACTTTACAGATCTGATTTCAAAACCTTCATACCGCACACTATTTGATTCAGATGGGAACTCTATGAACGAGCCGGTGCTTAGGCAGTTTGAGAAAGAGGTGAAGGAACGGATTAAAGTCACGCGACAAGTTGTTGCTGAGGCAAAAGAGTCATTTGATAATCAATTAAAGATTCAGAAGCTGAAAGACACAATTTTTGCTGTCAATGAACAGCTAACGAAGGCGAAGAAGCAAGGTGCTTTCTCGAGCTTGATTGCTGCAAAGTCTATCCCAAAGAGCGTGCATTGTTTGGCAATGAAGTTAATGGAAGAGCGAATAGCTCATCCAGATAAGTATACTGATGATAGGAATACTCCACCAGAATTCGAGGATCCTAATCTTTATCATTATGCAATTTTCTCTGACAATGTGCTTGCTGCTTCAGTTGTGGTGAATTCGGCTGTTAAACACTCAAAAGACCCATCGAAGCATGTATTTCATGTGGTGACCGATAAAATGAATCTTGGGGCTATGCAAGTTATGTTCAAGATGAAAGATTATAATGGGGCTTTTATTGAAGTGAAGTCAGTCGAGGATTATAAGTTCCTGAATTCTTCTTATGTTCCAGTTCTTAAACAGCTTGAATCTGCAAAACTTCAGCAGTTTTACTTTGAGAATAAGCTCGAGAATGCAACAAAGGATGCAACTAATATGAAATTCAGGAACCCGAAGTATCTCTCAATATTGAACCACATTAGATTCTATTTACCAGAATTGTACCCCAAGTTGCACAGGATATTGTTCTTGGACGATGATATAGTTGTTCAGAAGGATTTGACAGGTCTATGGAAGATAGATATGGATGGTAAGGTGAATGGAGCTGTGGAGACATGTTTTGGTTCATTCCATCGTTATGCACAATACATGAATTTCTCACATCCTTTGATCAAGGAGAAGTTCAACCCCAAAGCTTGTGCATGGGCTTACGGAATGAACTTCTTTGACTTGGATGCTTGGAGGAGGGAGAAGCTCACTGAGGAATACCATTACTGGCAGAGTCTG AACGAAAACCGAACCTTATGGAAATTGGGTACACTTCCTCCTGGTTTAATCACATTTTATTCTACTACGAAGCCACTTGACAAATCTTGGCATGTGTTGGGGCTTGGCTACAATCCAAGCATAAGCATGGATGAGATCAATAATGCTGCAGTTGTCCACTTTAATGGGAATATGAAGCCATGGCTTGATATTGCAATGAACCAATTTCGGCCTCTTTGGACAAAGTATGTGGATTATGAAAATGAGTACGTGCAGGCATGTAATTTCGGTCTTTAA